GCGGACCGACCCATAAGCACGGCATGGCTAAACCGAGGCGAAGCCTCGGTCTGATCACCTTCGCAGCGACGACGACTGGACCTATCCGCTCGGGTCCATAGCCGTGAGGACCTTAGGGAGCCGAAGTGGTGGCACCCTCCTCGGCGGTGGGGTTTGACGCCTGAGGCTGCGTGGAGTCGGTGGAGTCGGTCTGCGGCGGAACGTTCGATGTCTGTGATGTCGTGGTAGCTGTGCCTTCGGCGACCACGCACTCTCGAGCCGCCTCGGTGTAGTCGATGAGGGTCTGGCCCTCGGGCAGGCCGGACTCACGATCCAGAGCTGCCATAAGTTGGCTGTCGAACCTGTCGAGCATGCAGTCCACCTGTTCATCGGTGAACGACAGCAGTAGGCGGCGTTCCACCCGCTCGCGTCGTTGCTCGGCCGGCGTCTTCTCCTTCTCGCTGCAGCCGGTGAGCAGAGCAGGAACGGCAAGCACGGCGACGGCGGTTGCAGTAAGTCGGAGGAGAGCGGGTTTGGGCACGATGAGACTCCGGTCGGACACGGTTCGTGGCACCTCGATACTTCCACGTTCGTCGCGCGGACCGAGGTCATGGCGGCCCGGTTTGCGTTCGCTGGGCTGGTCGACTGGACTTGATGGGCACCAATCCGCCAACTTCTGGGGGTCGAGGCAGGCTCATGGCTATCGACATCGAGACCAAAGACTGCACAGCACTAGGCGATGCCGAGTTGGCTGACCTAGCGGACCTGTGTGCCGATGGGCCGAGCCGTTATGAGGTCGGAGTGCTCTCCAAGGCCAAGGACTCCTGGGTACTGGTGACGCTCGCTCGCGAGAACGACCGCATCAAGGGGTTCTCGTTCAGCACCCTGGAGCGCATCGGCGGTACGCCGAGCGTGATAATCGGGTTGGCTTCGGTCAAGCGCACCGCCAAGCGGGACACGGTGTTGCGGGCCATGGTCACCGACCAGCTGCGTCGGGCCGTGCTCGCGTTCCCAGACGAGGACGTGTTGGTCGGCACGAGGCTGCCGTCGGTGTCGGGTTACGACGCCTTCCGCAACCTGACAGACATCGTGCCGAGGCCCGGCTACGTGGCCACCGGCGAGGAGCGGGCGTGGGGCCGCCGTCTGGCCAAGCGTTTCGGCATCGAAACGGCCCGCTACGACGAGCGTTCCTTCATCATTCGCGGCGATGGGGCCTATCCGGAGTCGCTAGACCATGAGTCGCTGCGTCCCGAGAAGCTCGACCCCGGATACGCCGACTTCTTCGTGAAGGTGAACGCCAACCGAGGCGATGCTCTCATCGCTTTCGGCTGGGCCATGGCCGACGACCTCCTGAAGTTGGCCTGACCCGCGGCATGCCAGCGGCGGAGCGGGTGGGCGTTGGTTCGTCTTCCCGTCCCAGATCGGCCCGATGGTCAGGTCTTGTGCCGAACCGGTCGGGCTGATGGTCAGGTGAAGTAGCGATGGAGCTGCGACAGGCGGTTCGGGCTCGGTCGATGGTGAGGTCGTTCCGACCCGATGCCTTGGCTGACGGGATGGTCGATGATCTTTGCGACATCGCTCGCCGGGCTCCGTCAGCGGGTAACACCCAGGCTTGTGAGTTCTTGGTGCTCGACTCCGAAGCTGCGGTGGGAAGGTACTGGGATGTGACGCTGCCAGAACCGCGGCGGTCGGGTTTCAGGTGGCCCGGACTGTTGTTGGCACCGGTGCTGGTGGTGGTGGTGGTACGGCCCAACTCCTATGTCGAGCGGTACTCCGAGCCAGACAAGGCCCGCACCGGACTGGGTGAGGGTGTCGAACGCTGGTCAGTGCCCTATTGGTGGGTAGATGCCGGGGCGGTGGCACAGAACCTGTTGCTGGCCGCGGTCGACGCCAGCCTGGGGGCATGTCTGTTCGGCTTGTTCGAACACGAGGCCGCGGTGGCTCGCCAGTTCAACATCCCGAGTGATCGCCGCCTGGTAGCCACCATCGCCATCGGCCACCGCTCCGACGATGACATCGAGCGGGGGAGATCGGCGCAGCGTCCGCGAAGTCCATTGGGAGAGGTCCTCCACCGAGGCCACTGGTAGACCGCCCACCCATCGATGGATCCAGGCCTAGGACGCGAGCGGACAGGTCCGGCCGTCGTCGCTGCGAGGTTGATCAGACCGAGGCTTTGCCTCGGTTCAGCCATGCCGTGCTTGTGGGTTGGCTCGCCTGATGGCCTCCCCACCTTGGCGAGATGCGAATCGCTAGTGGTGATGACAACTATTCGGATCATCGATAGTGACGATCACCACATGACAAAAGGGTTACGGTTTCCTCCGCAACCTGTCACACTGCCTTCACCCGGAGGTAA
The Microthrixaceae bacterium DNA segment above includes these coding regions:
- a CDS encoding nitroreductase family protein yields the protein MELRQAVRARSMVRSFRPDALADGMVDDLCDIARRAPSAGNTQACEFLVLDSEAAVGRYWDVTLPEPRRSGFRWPGLLLAPVLVVVVVRPNSYVERYSEPDKARTGLGEGVERWSVPYWWVDAGAVAQNLLLAAVDASLGACLFGLFEHEAAVARQFNIPSDRRLVATIAIGHRSDDDIERGRSAQRPRSPLGEVLHRGHW